Proteins found in one Zea mays cultivar B73 chromosome 1, Zm-B73-REFERENCE-NAM-5.0, whole genome shotgun sequence genomic segment:
- the LOC100193187 gene encoding uncharacterized LOC100193187 — MSCNGCRVLRKGCSEACVLRPCLQWIDAAEAQGHATVFVAKFFGRAGLLSFISAVPDAQRPAYYCLPGLLWSMAPPRSPVPVAAVRGGGADHQPGARRGGAAGHGELAPLPGRRRHRAAGRRHRPAAGAWRRDGPPVRAPRRHRQARRRLVHLLHGEAGAEGRRRCRGAARGGGGGVLRPRAVPQQQPRVPAGDGGREEGPPPAARHAVHELGRVRHDHGRRRQGARAAQPFCLMKPPVDDAGQTKPNHTRSGSLDWPPCDVMFCLDDLSRRPGVFSRRRRRQGRFSFVSGCGLRFYFWLRSSGSRKETTSSSRSRPRSPVCVWAKMRL; from the exons ATGAGCTGCAACGGGTGCCGGGTGCTGCGCAAAGGCTGCAGCGAGGCCTGCGTGCTGCGCCCCTGCCTCCAGTGGATCGACGCCGCCGAGGCGCAGGGCCACGCCACCGTGTTCGTCGCCAAGTTCTTCGGCCGCGCGGGCCTGCTCTCCTTCATCTCCGCTGTCCCGGACGCGCAGCGGCCCG CTTATTATTGCTTACCAGGCTTACTGTGGTCCATGGCACCTCCTCGCAGCCCTGTTCCAGTCGCTGCTGTACGAGGCGGCGGGGCGGACCATCAACCCGGTGCACGGCGCGGTGGGGCTGCTGGGCACGGGGAACTGGCACCTCTGCCAGGCCGCCGTCGACACCGTGCTGCGGGGCGGCGCCATCGGCCCGCTGCCGGAGCTTGGCGCCGGGACGGGCCACCTGTACGGGCCCCCCGCCGCCACCGACAAGCGCGCCGGCGGCTGGTCCACCTTCTCCACGGCGAAGCGGGCGCGGAAGGCCGCCGCCGGTGCCGGGGCGCCGcccgcggcggaggcggcggcgtaCTGCGACCTAGGGCTGTGCCTCAGCAGCAGCCCCGGGTCCCCGCCGGCGACGGCGGACGGGAGGAGGGCCCCCCTCCTGCGGCCCGGCACGCCGTCCATGAGCTCGGACGAGTCCGTCACGACCACGGCCGGCGGCGACAGGGAGCCCGTGCTGCTCAACCTTTTTGCCTGATGAAGCCGCCGGTCGACGACGCAGGCCAAACCAAACCAAACCACACGCGCAGCGGCTCTCTTGATTGGCCGCCGTGTGATGTGATGTTTTGTCTGGACGATCTGTCCCGGCGGCCAGGCGTTTTCTCTCGTCGCCGGCGACGGCAAGGCCGTTTTTCATTCGTTTCTGGCTGCGGCCTTAGATTTTATTTTTGGTTGCGTAGTAGCGGTAGTAGAAAAGAAACTACCAGTAGCAGCCGGAGCCGGCCTCGAAGCCCCGTTTGCGTGTGGGCGAAGATGAGACTATGA
- the LOC100193187 gene encoding uncharacterized isoform X1 produces MSCNGCRVLRKGCSEACVLRPCLQWIDAAEAQGHATVFVAKFFGRAGLLSFISAVPDAQRPALFQSLLYEAAGRTINPVHGAVGLLGTGNWHLCQAAVDTVLRGGAIGPLPELGAGTGHLYGPPAATDKRAGGWSTFSTAKRARKAAAGAGAPPAAEAAAYCDLGLCLSSSPGSPPATADGRRAPLLRPGTPSMSSDESVTTTAGGDREPVLLNLFA; encoded by the exons ATGAGCTGCAACGGGTGCCGGGTGCTGCGCAAAGGCTGCAGCGAGGCCTGCGTGCTGCGCCCCTGCCTCCAGTGGATCGACGCCGCCGAGGCGCAGGGCCACGCCACCGTGTTCGTCGCCAAGTTCTTCGGCCGCGCGGGCCTGCTCTCCTTCATCTCCGCTGTCCCGGACGCGCAGCGGCCCG CCCTGTTCCAGTCGCTGCTGTACGAGGCGGCGGGGCGGACCATCAACCCGGTGCACGGCGCGGTGGGGCTGCTGGGCACGGGGAACTGGCACCTCTGCCAGGCCGCCGTCGACACCGTGCTGCGGGGCGGCGCCATCGGCCCGCTGCCGGAGCTTGGCGCCGGGACGGGCCACCTGTACGGGCCCCCCGCCGCCACCGACAAGCGCGCCGGCGGCTGGTCCACCTTCTCCACGGCGAAGCGGGCGCGGAAGGCCGCCGCCGGTGCCGGGGCGCCGcccgcggcggaggcggcggcgtaCTGCGACCTAGGGCTGTGCCTCAGCAGCAGCCCCGGGTCCCCGCCGGCGACGGCGGACGGGAGGAGGGCCCCCCTCCTGCGGCCCGGCACGCCGTCCATGAGCTCGGACGAGTCCGTCACGACCACGGCCGGCGGCGACAGGGAGCCCGTGCTGCTCAACCTTTTTGCCTGA